One Setaria viridis chromosome 3, Setaria_viridis_v4.0, whole genome shotgun sequence DNA window includes the following coding sequences:
- the LOC117850132 gene encoding ATP-dependent Clp protease proteolytic subunit-related protein 1, chloroplastic, with protein MALALRCPAATSSRSPFLPSSSPVPPARVPRRPPATFRCNYYYGDGGGFRKNYDHIPKQFREENLKDGLMDNYKNVPQFLYGLSPAQMEMFMNDDNPYNRQSQKVTEESVSAARSYEEFGMYTLSGMHEGPASYSMGMGMGGSMSMGMGRGGRGYRRMRSSAPDLPSLLLDSRIIFLGMPIVPAVTELIAAQFLWLDYDDRTKPIYLYINSTGTMDENNELVASETDAYAIADFINRSKSKVYTINLSMAYGQAAMLLSLGFKGKRGVLPNSITKLHLPKVHKSGGAAIDMWIKAKELDTNTDYYLDLLSKGVGKPKEELAEFLKGPRYFRAQEAIDYGLADTILHSLDGSFKPKDLTAQLAKAQAMRQSGKRAAAGAGRWSTPTAPR; from the exons ATGGCGCTCGCGCTGcgctgccccgccgccacctcctccaggaGCCCCTTcctgccctcctcctctccggtcCCGCCGGCGAGGGTCCCGAGGAGGCCGCCCGCCACCTTCAGGTGCAACTACTActacggcgacggcggcgggttcCGCAAGAACTACGACCACATCCCCAAGCAGTTCCGCGAGGAGAACCTCAAGGATGGAC TGATGGATAATTACAAGAATGTTCCTCAATTCCTTTATGGATTAAGTCCTGCTCAGATGGAAATGTTTATGAACGATGATAATCCTTATAATCGGCAATCCCAGAAAGTCACCGAG GAAAGCGTTTCTGCTGCTCGGAGTTACGAGGAATTTGGTATGTACACGTTGTCAGGCATGCATGAGGGCCCTGCAAGTTACAGCATGGGCATGGGCATGGGGGGCAGCATGAGCATGGGCATGGGCAGAGGTGGGAGAGGATATAGAAGAATGAGAAGCTCTGCTCCAGATCTGCCTTCATTGCTACTGGACTCTCGAATTATATTTCTTGGAATGCCT ATTGTTCCAGCAGTAACTGAGCTTATTGCTGCTCAATTTCTGTGGCTAGATTATGATGACCGCACAAAACCCATTTATCTATATATAAACTCCACTGGAACTATG GACGAAAATAATGAGCTTGTTGCATCTGAAACTGATGCTTATGCAATTGCTGACTTTATCAAT CGAAGCAAATCCAAGGTTTACACAATCAATCTTAGCATGGCCTATGGTCAGGCTGCAATGCTTCTTTCCCTTGGTTTCAAGGGCAAAAGAGGAGTGCTGCCAAATTCAATCA CTAAATTGCACCTGCCTAAGGTCCACAAATCTGGTGGAGCCGCCATTGATATGTGGATTAAG GCAAAAGAGTTGGATACAAACACAGATTACTACCTTGATCTATTGTCAAAGGGAGTCGGTAAACCAAAGGAAGAGCTCGCCGAATTCCTTAAGGGCCCAAGGTACTTCCGTGCACAAGAGGCCATCGATTATGGACTTGCTGATACAATCTTGCACTCATTGGATGGTTCTTTCAAGCCAAAG GATCTGACTGCGCAGCTGGCCAAAGCACAGGCGATGCGGCAATCAGGTAAGCGTGCAGCAGCTGGAGCTGGGAGATGGTCAACTCCAACTGCACCCCGGTAG
- the LOC117850133 gene encoding uncharacterized protein, with product MATGRQGTKTQQPAEQEFDPKYEWQESATSFILRLHLSGFRKEDFRVQVDGTGRLTVRGQRAVGGGKQSSFKKIFQLPEASNLDGITGRFDTGVLTLTVPKKVVEDAKPKEDATKAPPPPQEQGEPKEHEAKKPQAAEHKEAAEVTAAKKPKDDAKPKEDATITKKPPAPEQPVDAKRGKPEPELRRPPAPAPPATVSKEEAKPKPTAEVAAPAADKKQATAEAAAPAADKKQATPTPPQADAERKKAVDPESLAAVTAKRRAEEEKAAAAAEEAERQRTRRGLRERVQEELEGLAGSEWAEGLLETVKKNKEVIAAAVAAFSLGLFASRLFSRN from the exons ATGGCGACCGGCAGGCAAGGAACCAAGACACAGCAGCCAGCTGAGCAGGAATTCGACCCCAAGTACGAGTGGCAGGAGAGCGCCACCAGCTTCATCCTCCGCCTTCACCTCTCAG GCTTCAGGAAAGAAGATTTCAGGGTGCAAGTCGACGGCACCGGCCGCCTCACCGTCCGCGGCCAgcgcgccgtcggcggcggcaagcaATCCAGCTTCAAAAAGATCTTCCAGCTGCCCGAAGCCTCCAACCTCGACGGCATCACCGGCCGCTTCGACACTGGCGTCCTGACGCTCACCGTGCCCAAGAAGGTCGTCGAGGACGCCAAGCCCAAGGAGGACGCCAccaaggcgccgccgccgccgcaggagcaaGGCGAGCCCAAGGAACACGAGGCCAAGAAGCCGCAGGCGGCGGAGCACAAGGAAGCGGCGGAGGTGACCGCCGCCAAGAAGCCAAAGGACGATGCCAAGCCCAAGGAGGACGCCACCATTACCAAGAAACCTCCTGCTCCTGAGCAGCCGGTGGACGCCAAGAGAGGCAAGCCAGAGCCAGAGCTGcgcaggccgccggcgccggcgccaccggcaACCGTGAGCAAGGAGGAAGCCAAGCCCAAGCCCACGGCCGAGGTCGCCGCACCAGCGGCCGACAAGAAGCAGGCCACGGCCGAGGCCGCCGCACCAGCGGCGGACAAGAAGCAGGCGACGCCTACGCCACCGCAGGCTGACGCCGAGAGGAAGAAGGCGGTTGATCCGGAGAGCctggcggcggtgacggcgaaGCGGCGCGCCGAGGAAGAGAAGGCTGCGGCCGCGGCAGAGGAAGCGGAGCGCCAGAGGACGCGCCGTGGCCTCAGGGAGCGCGTCCAGGAGGAGCTGGAGGGGCTCGCCGGCTCGGAGTGGGCGGAGGGCTTGTTGGAGACGGtcaagaagaacaaggaggtgatcgccgcggccgtcgccgccttctCCCTCGGCCTCTTCGCCAGCAGGCTCTTCTCCAGGAACTAA